GGGCACTCTAGGGAGACTGCCGGTGACAAACCGGAGGAAGTGGGGATGACGTCAAGTCAGCATGCCCCTTACGTCTTGGGCTACACACGTACTACAATGCTTCGGACAGAGGGCAGCAAGCGCGCGAGTGCAAGCCAATCCCATAAACCGAGGCTCAGTTCAGATTGCAGGCTGCAACTCGCCTGCATGAAGGCGGAATCGCTAGTAATCGCAGGTCAGCATACTGCGGTGAATACGTTCCCGGGCCTTGTACACACCGCCCGTCACACCATGGGAGCTGGCCACGCCCGAAGTCGTTACTCTAACCGTTCGCGGAGGAGGACGCCGAAGGCAGGGCTGGTGACTGGGGTGAAGTCGTAACAAGGTAGCCGTACCGGAAGGTGTGGCTGGATCACCTCCTTTTAGGGAGACCCGCTCAGGTTTAGCGAATTTAGGTTTGCGAAACCGAGAGACATCCCGAGGTCGTGCGAGAAATACAGCTAGGCTCTCAAACTAAGCTAGGTTCGGTTTAGAGACCGACATGGGCTATTAGCTCAGGTGGTTAGAGCGCACCCCTGATAAGGGTGAGGTCCCTGGTTCGAGTCCAGGATGGCCCACCTCAATGGGGGTATAGCTCAGTTGGTAGAGCGCCTGCTTTGCAAGCAGGATGTCAGGAGTTCGAGTCTCCTTACCTCCATTACCTAGTTCTATTGAGCGGAGAAAGTTTTAGATTTTCAGTCTAGAGCTTTTTGTTTCTCAATGAGCATGGTAGTCTAGATCGAGTGACTCAAAGGTCAGCACCTAATTAAGTCTTAAAAACCCTCAAGCATCAGTGCTAAATGAGAGTTTTTGAGAGAAGTAATTAGACTGCTGAACTCTTGAGTTCAGCAAGAACCTTGAAAACTGCATAGCAACGAATCAGTCAGGTAGTAAGCGACTGAAGCTTTGATAGGCCAAGAGTCTGTCAAGCGAAGTCGAAGAAACACAGACACCAATGTTAAGTGGTCAAGCTACCAAGAGCTGATGGTGGATACCTAGGCACACAGAGGCGATGAAGGACGCGGTTACCGGCGATATGCCACGGGGAGCTGGAAGCAAGCATTGATCCGTGGGTTTCCGAATGGGGCAACCCTATATACTGCCACCTGAATCCATAGGGTGGTAAGAGCTAACCCAGTGAACTGAAACATCTTAGTAGCTGGAGGAAGAGAAAGAAAAATCGATTCCCCTAGTAGCGGCGAGCGAAGCGGGAAGAGCCTAAACCAAAGTGCATGCATTTTGGGGTTGTGGGACAGCGACATGGAATCTAGAGGCTAGACGAAGCAGCTGAATACTGCACCAGAGAAGGTGAAAGTCCTGTAGTCGAAAGTCAAAGGATACTAGCTGAATCCCGAGTAGCCTGGAGCACGTGAAATTCCGGGTGAATCAGCGAGGACCACCTCGTAAGGCTAAATACTCCTGTGTGACCGATAGTGAACCAGTACCGCGAGGGAAAGGTGAAAAGAACCCCGGGAGGGGAGTGAAATAGAACATGAAACCATCAGCTTACAAGCAATGGGAGGCCGATTAAACGGCTAACCGTGTGCCTGTTGAAGAATGAGCCGGCGACTTACAGGCAGTGGCAGGTTAAGGCGAGAATGCCGAAGCCAAAGCGAAAGCGAGTCTGAATAGGGCGATAGTCACTGTTTGTAGACCCGAACCCGGGTGATCTAACCATGTCCAGGATGAAGCTTGGGTAACACCAAGTGGAGGTCCGAACCGACCAATGTTGAAAAATTGGCGGATGAGGTGTGGTTAGGGGTGAAATGCCAATCGAACCCGGAGCTAGCTGGTTCTCCCCGAAATATGTTGAGGCATAGCGGTTGAGATTATAGCTGGGGGGTAAAGCACTGTTTCGGTGCGGGCTGCGAGAGCGGTACCAAATCGAGACAAACTCTGAATACCCAGTGTACACTCAGCCAGTCAGACGGTGGGGGATAAGCTCCATCGTCAAGAGGGAAACAGCCCAGACCACCAGCTAAGGTCCCCAAATTGCCGCTAAGTGGTAAAGGAGGTGGGAGTGCATAGACAACCAGGAGGTTTGCCTAGAAGCAGCCATCCTTAAAAGAGTGCGTAATAGCTCACTGGTCAAGCGCTCCTGCGCCGAAAATGAACGGGACTAAGCGGCATACCGAAGCTGTGGGATATATCTATCGATGTATCGGTAGGGGAGCGTTCCGCAGTAGTTAGAAGCATCAGCGAGAGCAGGTGTGGACGAAACGGAAGTGAGAATGTCGGCTTGAGTAGCGAAAACATTGGTGAGAATCCAATGCCCCGAAACCCTAAGGGTTCCTCCGGAAGGCTCGTCCACGGAGGGTTAGTCAGGACCTAAGGCGAGGCTGAGAAGCGTAGTCGATGGACAACGGGTCAACATTCCCGTACCGCTAAATGTTTGTGAAGGGGGACGGAGAAGGCTAAACCAGCCGGATGATGGTTACCGGTTCAAGCATACGAGGCGATGAGGAGCGGCGAAAACGTTCTGAGCTGAGTTGTGAGTACGAGAGTCTACGGACTCGAAGTGGTTGATGTCAAGCTTCCAAGAAAAGCCCTAAACACGTTAAGCATTTAGTGCCTGTACCCGAAACCGACACAGGTAGGGAGGTTGAGAATACCAAGGGGCGCGAGATAACTCTCTCTAAGGAACTCGGCAAAATGGCCCCGTAACTTCGGGAGAAGGGGTGCCACCGAGAGGTGGTCGCAGTGAAGAGTCCCAGGCGACTGTTTACCAAAAACACAGGTCTCCGCTAAGTCGTAAGACGATGTATGGGGGCTGACGCCTGCCCAGTGCCGGAAGGTTAAGGAAGTTGGTCAGGGAGCAATCCTGAAGCTAGCGACTGAAGCCCCGGTGAACGGCGGCCGTAACTATAACGGTCCTAAGGTAGCGAAATTCCTTGTCGGGTAAGTTCCGACCCGCACGAAAGGCGTAACGATCTGGGAGCTGTCTCGGAGAGAGGCTCGGCGAAATAGGATTGTCTGTGAAGATACGGACTACCTGCACCCGGACAGAAAGACCCTATGAAGCTTTACTGTAGCTTGGTATTGGGTTCGGGCTCTGCTTGCGCAGGATAGGTGGGAGGCTTAGAGACATTCCTTGTGGGGAATGAGGAGCCGCCGGTGAGATACCACTCTGGCAGAGCTAGAATTCTAACTTTGACCCGTAATCCGGGCGAGGGACAGTATCAGGTGGGCAGTTTGACTGGGGCGGTCGCCTCCTAAAAGGTAACGGAGGCGCGCAAAGGTTCCCTCAGGCTGGTTGGAAATCAGCCGAAGAGTGTAAAGGCATAAGGGAGCTTGACTGCGAGAGCTACAACTCGAGCAGGGTGGAAACACGGCCTTAGTGATCCGACGGCGCTGAGTGGAAGGGCCGTCGCTCAACGGATAAAAGTTACTCTAGGGATAACAGGCTGATCTCCCCCAAGAGTTCACATCGACGGGGAGGTTTGGCACCTCGATGTCGGCTCATCGCAACCTGGGGCGGTAGTACGTCCCAAGGGTTGGGCTGTTCGCCCATTAAAGCGGTACGTGAGCTGGGTTCAGAACGTCGTGAGACAGTTCGGTCCATATCCGGTGCAGGCGTAAGAGCATTGAGAGGATTCTTCCTTAGTACGAGAGGACCGGGAAGAACGCACCGCTGGTGTACCTGTTATCGTGCCAACGGTAAACGCAGGGTAGCCAAGTGCGGAGCGGATAACCGCTGAAAGCATCTAAGTGGGAAGCCCACCTCAAGATGAGTGCTCTCACTGGGTCAACCAGGTAAGGTCACGCGAAGAACACGCGTTAATAGGCGTCAGGTGGAAGTGCAGTAATGTATGAAGCTGAGGCGTACTAACAGACCGAGGGCTTGACCTCAACGTAGGTGAATGTGTTTAGCTACACAGATTGAGAGAGCTTGAAGAAGCGAGTTGCTATGCAGTCTTGAGGGTTGAGAGCAGCCCAAAGGGTTTGCTGGTGTCTATAGCGCAGTGGAACCACACTGATCCATCCCGAACTCAGAGGTGAAACGCTGTAGCGGCGAAGATAGTTGGAGGGTAGCCTCCTGCAAAAATAGCTCGATGCCAGCTTATTAATAAAAAAAGAAAGTTCCTGGAAGTAAATGCTTCTAGGAACTTTCTTTTTTTATATTTAACCGATGGTGCGAGTAAATTACTGTCAAAGAGTGATGTTGTGTCGTCTGCAAAAATTAAATTTCTGTTGACTGCTTATGGCGATGACGATTGTTATAAGACCCATAACGCTAATGGCAGTCCAGAGACCATCACACGTAAATGAACTAATGTCTACTATTTCTACCCTGAAGCCTAAGTCATTTGAGGGTGGTGAATTGCTTGTACGATAATTGTAGTGAAAATGATTTCACATAAGAGCAAAGTTTTAACTTGCTAAACTGCGCAAGAATTATGTGAGCTTTTTCCTCAGTAGAGGTTCACATAAAGTGCAATTTGTTCAAAGCTCTCCTAAAATTTGTCGATGGTCGTTTTTTGACCAACATCTAAGTTCGATAATCCGAAAACTGACTTGATTGAATGTTCTTTGTATACCCCTATAAAAGCTGAGCTGCCCATAGCAGTGTTGGCAGGGAAACTGGGCTGAAAATCTTGACTGTTGCCCAGTAAGATAGAGGATACTAATAGTCTGTTGTGGCTAAAATCGAAATGCTGCTTCAGCCGACAAGAGTTGTAGTGTGTGGGTTGGCGGCACTAGCAGTGATTGCTGCTTTGACCTATGGTGGACGCTGGCTGTGGGTGCAAATATTTCAAAGTCGTGAGAAGACTAGTAGACTTGCTTGTCTCACAATCGTGACGGACCCCAACCCTCCACTGAATGTCCGATCAAGTCCAATTTTGGCACCAGACAATATCGTGAGCCGACTTCAAAATGGTACGCAAGTATCAGTAGTAGGCGAGCATAGTGGTTGGCTAAAAATTAATGTGCCGGTTGATGGTTGGATTTTTGGGGGCTTAACGGTTAATACCTGTACCTTGGCGGCCCAAGGTGCCTCTGGCGCGAAGGTGGGAGATTCATCACAGCATGATGCGAATATCTTGGTGATGGCTGAAGCCCAGTATCAGGGAGGTAACTATGAAGCCGCGATCGCGCTGTTGAAAGCGATTCAACCCACTAGCGGTGCTTATAATCAATCTCAATTGCGCTTGGAGCAGTTTTCAAAAAACTGGCAGGAGGCTGAAAGTCAGTATCGGAAGGCAGAGTTAGCCTTTAAGGCTCGTCAATGGTCAGAGGTGCTAGAGGTTGTTGAAGGTTTTCCAGATATTCGTTATTGGCGAGAGCGACTAACGCCATTGGTGACAGAGGCGATCGCCCAACAGCAAGAAGCAAGCGGCAATACTAAAACCGAGCGTTTGGCACTAAAACCTGGCGATCGCGTCTCTGTTTCTGGGCGCTTTAATGGGCCTGGGCGTCATCGCTATATCTTGACAGTCAATAAACAGCAAACTATCACCATCACAGCCCAGGCTGATAGCATGATGCCAACGCTGACAACGCCAACAGGGCAGCAACTAGAGTACAAGGGCAAGCTTTTAGGAGAAACGACTTGGTCGCAGGCGCTTGATGTAGAAGGTGACTATACACTGGACCTGAACTCGTACTACAACGGATACAGCTATCGCTTTGACGTTGAACTGAAATAGCTGCTGCGTTGCAGTTTTGCTCAGATATTCAGCTTTAGAAAAAGCTGGTCGATCAGTATATTTTTTTGAGATTGCCAAGGTTGCAGCTGAGTTTGCTAAGCACCTTTGATTTTTCACTCTATAAGTCATCCTCTTCAAAGGTCATGGCTAGTATTTTTTAGATCAAGTCAAAGTATTCAACAATGAATAGCAAACAAAACTCTATTTAGAGCTCATTGGACTGTCAGTAGAGGGTGCGTAGGAGCGCTACTTTAAGAGGCAAGCCATTATTGGGGAGGCTGATTATGCGGATCTTGCATCCTTCTCTTGTATTGTTTGTGGCTTTGACTGGACTGGGCTGCCTGAGCTGCGGCTTGGCGCAACCTCGAAGTTCGTCTTCCGTGCCTAAGCCTTCAACTGCGGAAAGCGTTTCGGCAATTTTGCCAGCTTCTGCTGACGATGCCTCCAGTTCATCTCCTGCATTGCGCCCAATGACGGCACCACCTGAGGTTTTGGCTACAACTTTGCAAGTGCCAGGTGGCGATCGGTGTGTTGTGAGGTCAGCGGTAGTGCGGGATCATAATCCCCCTTTGCATGTGCGATCGCAACCTCTTGTGAGTGCGAACAACATTGTGGGTACGCTGCAAAACGACGTAACTCTGAAAGTTGCAGCTGAACAGCCAGGGTGGTTTCAGATCCAAGAACCAATTGAAGGATGGGTTGCCAAGCAGCTAGTGGATTATGCGTGCTCGCGAAAGACAAAGCGGTTGCGCTTGCTGAGCGATCGCCCACAGAATGTACGCGATCGCTTTGTTGGAGCAGGCACTCATTACTATCTAATTTCTGCAAAAGCTGGCCAGACTCTGACTATCACCAAGAATCAAGGCCGATTTCCGCTGGTGTTGTCGCCGACAGGTCAAGTTCTTGTGAGCAAAGCGGATATTGACTGGCGAGTCTCTTGGACTCAGCAGCTGCTTGAGTCGGGAGATTATGCCTTAGAGATATTGTCTGAAGAAAACGGCTACGCCTATTCCCTGTCTATCTCACTATCTCGAGGTCAGCGTTAGCTGGGGCTTCAAACAATAGATTTTGGCCTACCCTTAGTCCGGCTGACTTGCCCAGCAAAAAAGGCAGAGCTTTTGCTCTGCCTTTTTTGTTCTCAGCAGTTAGCTCGAGTCAAAAGATGCTAGATGCCCAACCGCTGGTAAATTTCGTTGAGATTGCGCAGGTGGTGTTGGGGGTTGAAGCAGTCCTCAAGGTCGCTGGCGGAGAGCTTCCCTTGCACCTGAGGATGAGCGGAAATGAGGGCGCGGAAGTCTCCATCCTCTTTATTCCAGGCTTGGTGCGCGCAGGATTGAACGATCGCGTAGGCTTCTTCACGCTGCATTCCCTTTTCAACCAGAGCCAACAGAATGCGCTGGCTGAAAACAACCCCTCCATAGCAGTTCAGGTTGCGCGCCATGTTTTCAGGGTAAACCAGCAGGTGCTTGATGAGGTCAGTGGTCTCTACCAGCATGAAATGCATGACAGTGGAGACGTCCGGCAGCATCATGCGCTCAACGGAGCTGTGGGAAATATCGCGCTCATGCCACAACGCAACGTTTTCGAGGGCCGCCACTGCATATCCTCGAATAATACGAGCCATGCCTGTGAGACGCTCAGAGCGAATGGGATTGCGCTTGTGAGGCATTGCCGAAGACCCTTTTTGGCCTTTAGCAAAGAACTCTTCAACTTCTAGAACGTCGGTGCGCTGAAGGTTGCGAATTTCGACAGCGAAGCGCTCGATGGAGGCTGAAACCAGCGCCAGTACCTGAACGTAATCGGCGTGGCGATCGCGCGAAATAACCTGGGTGGAGGCGGTATCGGGCTCAAGACCGAGCTTCTGGCAGGCGATCGCCTCGACGCGCGGATCAATGTTGGCGTAGGTCCCCACTGCGCCCGAGATCTTGCCGACTGCAACACTGCGACGCAGCTGCACTAGGCGATCGCGGTGACGCAGCATTTCTGCTAGCCATCCTGCCAGCTTGAAGCCGAATGTAATTGGTTCCGCATGGATACCGTGAGATCGACCCGCCATCACCGTATTGCGGTGCTGCTGAGCTTGGTAGCGAATGGCTTGAATCAACGCTTCTGTCTGCTCCAGCAGCAGATCGACGCTAGCTACCATTTGCAGCGCCAAGGCCGTATCCAGCACATCCGAGCTGGTCATACCCAGATGAATGTAGCGGCCCGCATCGCCCACATACTCATTGACATTCGTCAAAAATGCGATCACGTCATGGCGCACTTCAGCTTCAATTTCCAAAATGCGATCGCGATCGAACTTTGCCTTTGCCTTAATTTCTTCGACAGCTTCCTTCGGGATGTAGCCTAGTTCAGCTTGTGCCTCACAAACTGCAATCTCAACTTGTAGCCAGGTCTTTAGCTTGTAATCCTCCGTCCAGAGGTTGCCCATTTCGGGCAAAGTATAACGCTCGATCAAAGCCCGTGTCGCACAATACAACCTTAGTATTGTACAACTCAGCGATGAGTGCCGGTTCCATGCTTTTGCGGAGGAATCGCGCCCTGCCTCAAGCTCTAGATCTCTAATCCAAAAGCTTTCAAAAAAGAAAGCACTCAAACTCAGGTTTGAGTGCTTCTTAAAAAGTTTCGTAAACCGTTTAACCTGAGGCGATCGCTCTACCTGCCATTCTTGAAGCTGTTATTGCGAGCGACCTACCGTGCCACCGAGCAAAGAGCCGGAGCACGGGTCTAGATGTACTTCTCAAGGGTGTTGGCTAGGGTGCTCTTGGGTACAGCCCCAACGACCATATCGACGCGCTGACCGCCCTTAAAGATCATCAGCGTAGGAATACTGCGGATACCGTACTGGCTAGCAACGCTAGGATTCTCGTCAGTGTTGACCTTCACAACCTTGACTTGCCCGTCGTACTGCTGGGCAATTTCGTCTACCACGGGGGCTACCATGCGACAGGGACCGCACCAGGGAGCCCAAAAGTCAACCAAAACGGGAAGCTCGCTTTCCAGGACTTCCTGTTTGAAAGTAGAATCCGTAACTTGTGCGGCTGCTGACATTCTGGAAAATCCTTGCCTATCTTGTCTACGAGAATTCTACCATAGCGAATCTAGGGCCTTATCGGGCTTAGCTCGATACACTTGCACACATTTGCGAGGTGCTCTAGAGCCTGACCCAGAGACCCAATTTATAGCTAGGCGAAGACACACAGTTCAAGGACTTACGGATAGTGAAGCCTAAATGCTCACTGAGACTGCTAACCTTCGCAAGTCTCAAAAAAGCGCTTCAGATAAAAACTGCAATCGCCGGCCAAGAACCGTAACTGTTGGTCAAAGAGGATAGATAAATTTGACTGATGTTATCTTTCTTCAACCCATATTGGTTCAAGGTCAAAATTATTGAAAGTTCAAATAATTACGTCGATTAAAGTTTATGGTTTCAGTAATAAGTTCCTCTAAATCGAAAATTTTTAGACTTTAATCTTTTGCTTTAATCGCTCTTGACCCTAATTGGATTGGAACTACTAGGCAAAAGTAGAGCAGAAACAGGTTCTCGTAAAAAAGAATTGTGCAAAAGCTCTTCTGGCCATTTTGCCGGATGTAAAGGCAGTGGTGCTGAAAAACTTCTCTGGAGGCGCGATCGCCTGCCTAGTGAACTGCACTCAGCCCCAGCCTGAATATTCAGGCTTCTCTACAACGCTAATGTGTCTATATGCAGTTAGAAATAGGTAAAAATTCAGACTGGAAAACAAAATTCACCTGATTTCGAGGAGAAAACTATTCCTAAAGATAGGTTTAGAAAAATTTTTCCTTTAAAAAGGAACCGCCCGAACAAAACGTTCAGGCGGAGTGTGGTGTGAGGAGTGAACGGAAACATGCGTCTCCGCTACTTTCATTGTAAGCGACCGCTTTCGTTTTTCGAGCGATCGCCCCTAGAGGCCACAAAATTTTAAGGACTGTAACCTACTGAGAAGCGTTTATTTACCCATGCCCAGCTGTTGAGCCTTTTGGTAAACTTTCCCCTCGGTGAGCAGCGAAGGCGCAATCACGACTTCTACCTGCTGCATTTCCTTGATGTCTTTGGCGCCCAGGGTACCCATGCTAGTTTTCAGAGCTCCTAGCAAGTTGTGGGTTCCGTCATCGAGCTGAGCGGGGCCCCGGAGGATTTGCTCCAGCGTTCCGGTTGTGCCGACGCGGATGCGGGTTCCGCGGGGAAGGACTGGGCTGGGCGTTGCCATACCCCAGTGGTAGCCGCGACCCGGGGCTTCGGCTGCGCGAGCGAAGGGAGAACCAATCATGACGCCGTCCGCGCCACAAGCAATACACTTGCAAATGTCTCCGCCAGTGATCAGGCCGCCATCTGCAATGATTGCAACGTATTTGCCGGTTTCTTTATAAAAGTCATCCCGAGCAGCAGCACAATCTGAAACGGCAGTTGCTTGAGGAATGCCAACGCCAAGGACGCCGCGGGAGGTGCAAGCAGCGCCAGGTCCAATGCCAACCAAAATTCCGGCAGCTCCTGCCTTCATAAGGTTGAGCGCGACTTCGTAGGTGACGCAGTTGCCCAGGATCACGGGGACGGGCATTTCTTGGCAGAATTGTGCCAGGTCGAGGGGGGTGACGGATTCGGGAGACAAGTGGGCCGTAGAAACAACCGTTGCCTGTACGAAGAAGAGATCCGCACCGGCTTTGGCAACCGTTTGGCCGTACTGAAGGGCACCAGCGGGCGTTGCGCTAACCGCCGCAATGCCACCTTGCTCCTTGATTTCGCGGACCCGTCGCTCGATGAGTTCGGGCTTGATGGGTTCGGCGTAGAGTTCTTGCATCAGGCCCACAAACTCGCTGGGGCCAACGGATGCAATGCGATCCAGAATTGGGTTGGGGTCTTCGTAGCGTGTCTGGATACCTTCCAGGTTGAGCACGCCAAGAGCGCCTAGTTGTGTCAGGCGAACTGCCATGCCAACGTCGACGACCCCGTCCATTGCGCTGGCGATGATAGGAATTTCGCGTTCGACGCCGCCGATCGTCCAGCGGGTGTCTGCTAGTGCCGGATCCAGTGTGCGCTGTCCGGGGACTAGTGCGATCTCGTCAATTCCGTAAGCTCTGCGAGCAGTTTTGCCCCGCCCAAGTTGAATATTCACGCTTTCTTCTGTTCCCAAGACCATTAAGCTAGACTACCAAATTCAGACGGAAATTGGTTTAGGAGAAACACAATATCTCTAGGGCAGTAGCTTTGGCTACGGAAATTTTTAGGAGGCTGCGGGCGGTGTCGGTGTCGGGCGATCGCTGTGGGCCGAGTCCGCCACGATGGGGGGAGAACCAGCGGTTGGCTTGCTGCGCAGCATGTGGCCGACCTGCCCCAAAATTCCGCTCAGTTTTTCATCTTCTAGTAGGGCATTGATGAGGGCGAGGCCACTGGAAGACAGCATGAGTTTGTTGATGTCTTGAATGCCGCTGCTGCCGTTTTGGCCGGGGAAGGCATAGATGCGGGTGTTGCCCAGAACGCCGGGCTGGGGTGCAAGGGCGCGGGCCAGTTCGGGGAGCTGGTCTGCAATTTGGGGCCAGAGGGCGCTGATCAGCTGGGCGGTGCGGTTGGCGTCGCTGAGGGCGTTTTCGGCTTCGACGACGGCGCGGCGACCTTCGGCTTCGGCCATGAGGCGATCGCGCTCTGCGCTGGCCAGGGTCCGAATGGATTCGGCTTCGAGATCGGCGGCCTGGCGGGCGATTTCGGCCTGACGCCGGCGCCGGAAGACGTCGATTTCCACAATGTTTTGGTCGGCGATGCGGCGCTGGTCGGCTTCCTGCTGGGCGTTGATGAGGGCAAGGCGCTGAGCACGTTCGGCCTTTTCAACTTCGGTGGCGGTGGTGACGCTGGCTTCGGCTTTGGCGCGCTCGGCCTCGGTGAGGAAGCGCTCTTGCTCTTTTTGGGCGATGGCGATCGCGGCCTCCTGCTGAGCTGTTCGCGATAGCTTCTCGGCCTCTGCAACCTCAATTTGCGCTTTTAGGCGGCTAGAATCCACCGCTTGCTGGCGCGCGATTTCTGCCATTTCTGCTTCTTGCTTTTGCAGGGCCTGGGCCACTTTCAGCTTTTTGTTGCGCTCCTCAAGCTCGATGTCAGCGTCGATCTGCTTTTGCTTCACGGAGAGCTGCCGTGAGATGTCCTCTTCTTCTACAGCCTTTTCTTGCAAAATCTTGTTGCGCTGGGTGGCTGCGGCCTCGCGGTCTTTGGACTCCTGAATTTCCCGGGCTCGCTTGGCGCGCATCGCTTCGACTTCCAGCTGCTGGGCGAGGAGGGCGGATTCTTTTTCCTGCTGTAGTTGTAGGGACTGCTTCTGGGCGGTGAGTTCTTTTTGCTCGATGGTAACTTGAGTGAGTAGTTCAACCTCGCGCTTTTGCTGGATTGATCGTTGGACCGTTTCGGTGCGCAGCCGGACGCCCTGGGCATCAAAAAAGTTGTCTGTGTCGTAGGTGTTGCTCTCTTCGATTTCGGAGATGGCAATGTTGTTGAGCGTCAGGCCGACTTTTTTGA
This genomic stretch from Geitlerinema sp. PCC 7407 harbors:
- a CDS encoding SH3 domain-containing protein, whose protein sequence is MAKIEMLLQPTRVVVCGLAALAVIAALTYGGRWLWVQIFQSREKTSRLACLTIVTDPNPPLNVRSSPILAPDNIVSRLQNGTQVSVVGEHSGWLKINVPVDGWIFGGLTVNTCTLAAQGASGAKVGDSSQHDANILVMAEAQYQGGNYEAAIALLKAIQPTSGAYNQSQLRLEQFSKNWQEAESQYRKAELAFKARQWSEVLEVVEGFPDIRYWRERLTPLVTEAIAQQQEASGNTKTERLALKPGDRVSVSGRFNGPGRHRYILTVNKQQTITITAQADSMMPTLTTPTGQQLEYKGKLLGETTWSQALDVEGDYTLDLNSYYNGYSYRFDVELK
- a CDS encoding SH3 domain-containing protein gives rise to the protein MTAPPEVLATTLQVPGGDRCVVRSAVVRDHNPPLHVRSQPLVSANNIVGTLQNDVTLKVAAEQPGWFQIQEPIEGWVAKQLVDYACSRKTKRLRLLSDRPQNVRDRFVGAGTHYYLISAKAGQTLTITKNQGRFPLVLSPTGQVLVSKADIDWRVSWTQQLLESGDYALEILSEENGYAYSLSISLSRGQR
- the purB gene encoding adenylosuccinate lyase, whose product is MIERYTLPEMGNLWTEDYKLKTWLQVEIAVCEAQAELGYIPKEAVEEIKAKAKFDRDRILEIEAEVRHDVIAFLTNVNEYVGDAGRYIHLGMTSSDVLDTALALQMVASVDLLLEQTEALIQAIRYQAQQHRNTVMAGRSHGIHAEPITFGFKLAGWLAEMLRHRDRLVQLRRSVAVGKISGAVGTYANIDPRVEAIACQKLGLEPDTASTQVISRDRHADYVQVLALVSASIERFAVEIRNLQRTDVLEVEEFFAKGQKGSSAMPHKRNPIRSERLTGMARIIRGYAVAALENVALWHERDISHSSVERMMLPDVSTVMHFMLVETTDLIKHLLVYPENMARNLNCYGGVVFSQRILLALVEKGMQREEAYAIVQSCAHQAWNKEDGDFRALISAHPQVQGKLSASDLEDCFNPQHHLRNLNEIYQRLGI
- a CDS encoding GuaB3 family IMP dehydrogenase-related protein encodes the protein MNIQLGRGKTARRAYGIDEIALVPGQRTLDPALADTRWTIGGVEREIPIIASAMDGVVDVGMAVRLTQLGALGVLNLEGIQTRYEDPNPILDRIASVGPSEFVGLMQELYAEPIKPELIERRVREIKEQGGIAAVSATPAGALQYGQTVAKAGADLFFVQATVVSTAHLSPESVTPLDLAQFCQEMPVPVILGNCVTYEVALNLMKAGAAGILVGIGPGAACTSRGVLGVGIPQATAVSDCAAARDDFYKETGKYVAIIADGGLITGGDICKCIACGADGVMIGSPFARAAEAPGRGYHWGMATPSPVLPRGTRIRVGTTGTLEQILRGPAQLDDGTHNLLGALKTSMGTLGAKDIKEMQQVEVVIAPSLLTEGKVYQKAQQLGMGK
- a CDS encoding flotillin family protein, with the protein product MLYWLTLLQSLPTIDAPPAIAQTSPESEQAFLARSPGPLTQEISPPPVLAQVNSMVVFPGIIAGFIVLLLLSVWAYTRVYIITPTNEAFVRTGGIFLKQKTVILNGGCVVLPGFHEITRVPLRELSIDVERTGKLAVRTKDYLRAEMRVTFYVCIAPDQDDVRTAAARLSNQGRITPDDIKNALEKRADDAIRAAAKTKNLAEIDSDKLGFAQEVLNLIEPDIKKVGLTLNNIAISEIEESNTYDTDNFFDAQGVRLRTETVQRSIQQKREVELLTQVTIEQKELTAQKQSLQLQQEKESALLAQQLEVEAMRAKRAREIQESKDREAAATQRNKILQEKAVEEEDISRQLSVKQKQIDADIELEERNKKLKVAQALQKQEAEMAEIARQQAVDSSRLKAQIEVAEAEKLSRTAQQEAAIAIAQKEQERFLTEAERAKAEASVTTATEVEKAERAQRLALINAQQEADQRRIADQNIVEIDVFRRRRQAEIARQAADLEAESIRTLASAERDRLMAEAEGRRAVVEAENALSDANRTAQLISALWPQIADQLPELARALAPQPGVLGNTRIYAFPGQNGSSGIQDINKLMLSSSGLALINALLEDEKLSGILGQVGHMLRSKPTAGSPPIVADSAHSDRPTPTPPAAS